One stretch of Comamonas testosteroni DNA includes these proteins:
- a CDS encoding KAP family NTPase, whose product MNDTKPTMKMPELLVFARLLVVGFLIAETCRSTFYLSAKFAQEMNDVAIWAKVAGILAGLALCLTYMVKRRAFEVAARMGRSFRLDLLIAMGVGVWSNEMALPWLSKLHLALLSADPHWAPAVLILLCVVLLSPLLQQQWPRPKTAPSQLYFIADEEIDDGKDDLLASAVQAKSFAETVLASNAHQGLVFGVDGPWGVGKTSFINLAERYWESAEDQVIVCRFEPLRYASEPDLADRLIRDLTATIQSKVFAPEFKPAASRYSRLIKGKADVSFLGFKLSLEPSQETVDELLDDIDEVLRRIGLRVIIVIDDLDRLDAKTTNNVLFATRRTFKLSQATYVLCYDTELLAGGKEEGSRAREFLEKFVTVKLSLFVDSSSLRDFLRRDWERAESHLSSVPSDTMVKLSAVLSELADILDGDLAAKYLPLVGDMRKLKRFVNAMLLMQIEKTNLGRTDFNKRDLINLMLLHLNYPGLFRRIYSEETEGRSGHFSVYRKSGERDFKNSETFTAMVADQQDSAGFLLTQLFDVGTLGLEERSDVEEAVLRSRACFNFQELRNLESYLKLIVRFATPEPRETFVLYQDAVNRVRKGASIASVLTSAEFDLERGEHSHDQFWRVLVNQSYDFTSVLAHDAIETLVAYLPQYSAFENDDRGLRQRSAYSLLRLLDRAGWGRTQGRRLPNTTENVIEIAWRIFGEHEHKGKGILDRLASPDRGVLGWNDLMIFRLYCSADRQGQLYNLHTALIVHQDRTAATSGLVRELALLGMRKLSQRVFALFKRTYIDSRRNFFAEANDTPVGAFLGTAFARLEHVAQDPLSSNGDITVAQSVATARSVVKSFVIYQLSNSRPPNGSGVGCGHYDQDGAKDRGGIAKLMNDYVFNTCFSPNVDENNVFLFLDYCLSNLSNSFYSGSEADGYVATKAELPGGLDPKEMGRYWKQHREHILGRKLETSQRCVFTSNYIASYRDDLDGVFAVLNELADEANPVLEIHDETPPISLLST is encoded by the coding sequence ATGAACGACACCAAACCGACGATGAAGATGCCCGAGCTACTGGTCTTTGCCAGGTTGCTCGTTGTTGGCTTTCTTATTGCGGAGACCTGCCGGTCAACCTTCTATCTCAGCGCCAAGTTCGCTCAAGAGATGAATGACGTTGCTATCTGGGCGAAGGTCGCTGGAATTCTGGCCGGACTGGCACTCTGTCTGACTTATATGGTCAAACGAAGAGCTTTCGAGGTTGCCGCACGAATGGGCCGCAGTTTTCGACTTGACTTGCTTATAGCGATGGGCGTTGGAGTTTGGTCCAACGAAATGGCTTTGCCGTGGTTATCGAAACTTCATTTAGCTCTTTTATCTGCGGATCCTCACTGGGCGCCTGCTGTCCTAATCCTTCTCTGCGTTGTGCTGTTATCCCCCCTCTTGCAGCAGCAATGGCCGAGGCCAAAGACGGCCCCCTCGCAGCTGTACTTTATCGCGGACGAAGAAATCGACGACGGGAAGGACGACCTGCTAGCGAGCGCGGTCCAGGCAAAATCGTTCGCAGAGACAGTCCTGGCAAGCAACGCTCACCAAGGGCTCGTCTTTGGTGTCGATGGTCCATGGGGAGTAGGTAAGACCAGCTTCATCAATCTTGCTGAGCGCTATTGGGAAAGTGCTGAGGATCAGGTCATCGTATGTCGATTCGAGCCACTCCGTTATGCCTCTGAACCAGACCTTGCAGACCGTCTGATTCGTGACCTGACTGCCACCATCCAAAGCAAAGTCTTCGCCCCTGAATTCAAGCCGGCGGCCTCCCGCTACTCTCGATTGATCAAGGGAAAGGCCGACGTTTCGTTTCTGGGCTTTAAGCTTTCACTTGAGCCCTCGCAAGAGACGGTTGATGAACTTCTCGATGATATTGACGAAGTGCTTCGACGTATCGGCCTCCGTGTAATCATCGTCATCGATGACCTGGATCGCTTGGACGCGAAGACCACGAACAACGTCTTGTTCGCAACGAGGCGCACATTCAAGCTCTCGCAGGCTACCTATGTCCTCTGCTATGACACCGAGCTCCTTGCTGGTGGCAAGGAAGAAGGTTCTAGGGCACGTGAGTTTCTAGAAAAATTTGTGACGGTCAAGCTGAGCCTGTTCGTCGACAGCTCCAGCCTTCGCGACTTCCTACGGCGCGATTGGGAACGGGCTGAGAGCCATCTGAGCTCGGTACCGTCTGACACTATGGTCAAGCTTAGTGCCGTTCTCAGCGAACTGGCAGATATTCTTGACGGTGATTTAGCTGCAAAGTACCTGCCTCTTGTTGGCGACATGCGTAAGTTAAAGCGTTTCGTTAACGCGATGCTTCTTATGCAGATCGAGAAGACCAATCTTGGTCGAACCGACTTCAACAAGCGAGACCTTATCAATCTCATGCTTCTGCATCTGAACTACCCCGGATTGTTCAGGCGCATCTACTCTGAAGAAACGGAAGGGCGCAGCGGTCACTTCTCCGTTTATCGCAAGTCCGGTGAAAGAGACTTTAAGAACTCCGAGACATTCACGGCAATGGTGGCGGATCAACAAGATTCTGCGGGTTTCCTGTTGACTCAGCTATTTGACGTTGGAACGTTGGGGCTTGAAGAACGCTCCGATGTCGAGGAGGCAGTTCTGAGGTCACGCGCATGCTTCAATTTTCAAGAACTCAGGAACTTGGAGAGCTACCTTAAGCTTATCGTGCGCTTCGCAACGCCTGAACCACGGGAAACTTTTGTCCTGTACCAAGACGCCGTAAATCGAGTTCGGAAAGGTGCTTCGATTGCTTCAGTGCTCACCTCGGCGGAATTTGACTTGGAACGAGGCGAGCACTCGCATGACCAATTCTGGAGAGTGCTAGTCAATCAGTCCTACGATTTCACCAGCGTCCTCGCTCATGACGCCATAGAGACGCTTGTTGCGTATCTACCCCAATACTCAGCATTCGAGAACGATGATCGAGGACTGCGCCAGAGATCGGCCTACTCACTGTTGCGACTATTAGACCGAGCCGGCTGGGGGCGGACACAGGGGAGGAGGCTGCCTAACACTACCGAGAATGTTATCGAGATCGCATGGCGGATATTCGGAGAGCATGAGCATAAAGGGAAAGGCATCCTAGACCGACTTGCTAGTCCTGATCGCGGAGTCCTAGGTTGGAACGACCTCATGATATTCAGGTTGTATTGCTCTGCTGACCGCCAGGGGCAGCTGTACAACCTACATACAGCCCTCATCGTCCATCAGGATAGGACGGCTGCGACATCTGGGCTAGTCAGAGAGCTCGCATTGTTGGGAATGAGGAAGCTGTCTCAAAGGGTTTTTGCACTGTTCAAAAGAACCTACATCGATTCGAGGCGCAACTTTTTTGCGGAAGCAAATGACACACCAGTTGGCGCTTTTCTTGGCACAGCCTTCGCGCGGCTTGAACATGTGGCACAGGACCCTCTGTCCAGCAATGGTGACATCACCGTTGCCCAGAGCGTCGCTACTGCGCGCTCTGTTGTTAAATCCTTTGTGATCTACCAACTTAGTAACTCGCGCCCCCCCAATGGCTCAGGCGTGGGTTGTGGACACTATGACCAGGATGGAGCTAAGGATAGAGGAGGTATAGCCAAGTTGATGAACGACTACGTTTTCAATACATGCTTTAGTCCAAATGTCGATGAGAACAACGTTTTTTTGTTCCTTGACTACTGCCTTTCCAATCTAAGCAACTCCTTCTATTCGGGCAGCGAAGCGGATGGATATGTCGCAACCAAAGCTGAACTTCCTGGTGGCTTAGATCCCAAAGAGATGGGCCGCTACTGGAAACAACATCGCGAGCATATCCTCGGTCGGAAATTGGAGACTAGCCAGCGATGCGTCTTCACGTCAAATTACATCGCTTCATATCGGGACGACCTCGACGGTGTGTTCGCTGTGCTCAACGAATTGGCCGACGAAGCAAACCCGGTTTTAGAGATCCACGATGAGACCCCGCCAATATCTTTGTTGTCAACTTGA
- a CDS encoding aKG-HExxH-type peptide beta-hydroxylase, with amino-acid sequence MLERAAAVKEYRAATSRFDAVSVSELAPLVCRSILLDDGESVPLVEVLPGEPSSIVRLPANVWDQLPLQGLQPVLKTQSLHASLQHFVRTFGALWPSRQHYIRDWITAVHWVEQDPEKPGPLLTSSTFPALPHCAFLSTKAKRHIPPNIVLEADSGYALFENLYHEALHQQLSTTILFTDSIASAFSSSTCTKISVPWRGSSWEPDRVLHATFVYSGLLRLRREAAIAENQVPMELDLMNAVKEAHQALTYLIEQFTHVRPAFSDAGQQLVDEVLHCAMSALDVR; translated from the coding sequence ATGTTAGAGCGGGCTGCAGCAGTTAAAGAATACAGAGCGGCAACGTCTCGCTTTGACGCCGTTTCTGTATCAGAACTTGCCCCACTCGTATGCCGTAGCATCCTGCTAGACGACGGAGAGAGTGTCCCACTAGTCGAAGTTCTCCCCGGAGAGCCAAGCTCCATCGTTCGGCTACCTGCTAACGTCTGGGATCAGCTTCCATTGCAGGGTTTGCAGCCGGTTCTAAAAACACAATCGCTGCATGCCTCACTTCAGCACTTTGTTCGGACATTTGGCGCCCTTTGGCCGAGCCGACAGCATTACATACGCGATTGGATCACCGCTGTACATTGGGTTGAACAGGATCCTGAGAAGCCTGGACCCCTCCTCACTTCTAGCACCTTTCCAGCGCTGCCTCATTGCGCCTTCCTGAGTACAAAGGCTAAGCGTCACATTCCTCCCAATATCGTTCTTGAAGCCGATTCCGGATACGCACTCTTTGAGAATCTGTATCACGAAGCTTTGCACCAGCAGCTTTCTACAACCATTCTTTTCACTGACTCGATAGCCTCTGCGTTTTCATCTTCCACATGCACCAAAATTTCTGTTCCTTGGAGAGGGAGTTCCTGGGAGCCAGATCGAGTCCTACATGCTACGTTCGTATACAGCGGACTGCTACGCTTACGCCGTGAAGCGGCAATAGCAGAGAACCAGGTTCCAATGGAACTAGACCTGATGAATGCTGTTAAGGAAGCTCACCAGGCACTTACCTATTTGATCGAGCAGTTCACTCACGTTCGCCCTGCATTCTCTGACGCGGGCCAACAACTGGTAGACGAAGTTCTGCATTGCGCCATGTCAGCGCTTGATGTTCGATGA
- a CDS encoding DUF523 domain-containing protein, with protein MTTTPTPILVSACLLGQPTRYDGRHARCMHHVLQRWIDGGRVLALCPEVAGGLPTPRSPMEIDPLLDGADVLAGTAQVLEPGGIDRSAFFISGAQAALKAVRESGIRLAILKEGSPSCGSSLIADGHFSGGRVVGQGVTAAALRAAGVQVFSEHQLDQAAEWLMARERRGPIEDWCI; from the coding sequence ATGACCACAACACCTACCCCTATTCTTGTGAGCGCATGCCTTCTCGGTCAGCCCACTCGCTATGACGGACGCCACGCACGCTGCATGCACCATGTCCTGCAGCGATGGATCGACGGGGGACGCGTATTGGCCCTGTGCCCGGAGGTGGCTGGTGGGCTACCTACCCCGCGTTCACCTATGGAAATTGATCCATTGCTTGATGGTGCGGATGTTCTGGCTGGCACTGCTCAAGTTCTTGAACCAGGTGGTATTGACCGCAGTGCTTTTTTTATCTCCGGCGCACAAGCTGCTTTGAAAGCTGTACGAGAGTCGGGCATCCGGCTGGCGATCCTTAAGGAGGGAAGCCCTTCTTGCGGAAGCTCATTGATTGCAGATGGCCATTTTTCCGGAGGGCGTGTGGTGGGACAGGGCGTCACCGCAGCTGCGCTACGAGCAGCAGGTGTGCAGGTTTTTAGCGAGCACCAGCTTGACCAAGCGGCAGAGTGGCTAATGGCGAGGGAGAGGCGGGGGCCGATTGAAGATTGGTGTATTTGA
- a CDS encoding diguanylate cyclase: protein MLSIRAPYKKKVGFIDQLINGLVESLIQSRQLLLKTVAGVVFIASVLIAITWHSLNDSYDYHVQRGVDAAVNQARALSYELNTEMRLIDNALATIAHEFQETGSSTREFENAVVNQRALLPFSKAVRVVDEAGMVRLGLLPGEHPFSINEREYFGTLKRSDQMVISEPLISHSFQEWSVVLSRKLEAPDGTFKGAVFVVLEVEHFRKLFEKLTPGEDSATTLRSAEGRLVARYSAADPTSTAGIGGTLTSLALKETRRLNPEHGWYVTPTALDGIERITAYQSLSTPYSLTVYTGISTESYLQPWRNEAVAVWSLTAFCVLLMALGAGSLFVHQQRELAAKLQNAQLLKEQNFFVENDLIGMIKVRDRKILWANKAMARMLGKRVSELLQQSKRCIYPDNETYERMGRLSSEALGHNRRFRAEVQLQHCNGHAFWVDANAAQITDTDSVWIFVNVEVHKKRQQEIEYQATHDALTGLANRRFINKQMQQFIALADRDQGTVAVCFIDLDGFKSVNDTFGHDAGDIVLKTVAERLTNAVRPHDCVARLGGDEFVVVLTGRNNHENAVQTMQRCLDMVQIPIVVEDGHTAMVGCSIGIAYYGSGKESCDSLLERADEAMYLAKNAGKGRIIESACEQASESTFDHQAVTA, encoded by the coding sequence ATGTTGAGTATTCGCGCCCCATACAAGAAGAAAGTCGGCTTCATTGACCAGCTGATAAATGGCTTAGTTGAAAGTCTTATCCAGTCTAGACAGCTGTTGCTAAAGACCGTTGCTGGGGTTGTATTTATAGCTTCAGTATTGATAGCAATCACTTGGCATAGTTTGAACGATTCGTATGACTATCACGTTCAGCGAGGAGTGGATGCAGCGGTTAACCAAGCTCGCGCGTTGAGCTACGAGTTAAACACCGAGATGAGGCTTATCGATAACGCTCTGGCGACGATTGCTCACGAATTCCAGGAGACTGGATCCAGCACGCGGGAGTTTGAGAATGCCGTTGTCAATCAGCGCGCCTTGCTGCCTTTCTCCAAGGCTGTTCGCGTGGTTGATGAAGCTGGCATGGTTCGCCTGGGCCTTCTGCCTGGCGAGCATCCGTTCTCGATCAATGAGCGGGAGTACTTCGGTACCCTAAAGCGCTCCGATCAAATGGTGATCTCGGAGCCATTGATCAGCCACTCCTTCCAGGAATGGAGCGTGGTCCTGAGTCGCAAGCTGGAGGCTCCCGATGGGACGTTCAAGGGCGCAGTCTTTGTGGTTTTGGAGGTCGAGCATTTCCGCAAACTGTTTGAGAAGTTGACTCCTGGTGAAGATAGCGCAACCACTTTGCGCTCTGCCGAGGGCCGCTTAGTGGCACGTTACTCCGCTGCGGATCCCACATCGACGGCAGGTATTGGCGGCACTTTGACATCATTGGCGCTCAAAGAAACGCGACGACTCAACCCAGAGCATGGCTGGTACGTCACGCCTACTGCGCTGGACGGCATCGAGCGAATCACTGCCTACCAAAGTCTGTCGACACCCTATTCGCTGACGGTGTATACAGGTATTAGTACTGAAAGCTACCTTCAGCCTTGGCGCAACGAAGCCGTGGCCGTTTGGAGTTTGACCGCATTTTGTGTGTTGCTTATGGCGCTTGGTGCAGGGAGCTTGTTTGTGCATCAGCAGCGAGAACTGGCTGCCAAACTCCAGAACGCACAGTTGCTGAAAGAGCAAAACTTCTTTGTGGAGAACGACCTGATCGGCATGATTAAGGTCCGTGATCGGAAAATTCTCTGGGCCAACAAGGCCATGGCACGCATGTTGGGCAAGCGCGTTTCCGAGTTACTTCAGCAATCCAAACGCTGCATCTACCCTGACAACGAGACATATGAACGGATGGGGAGACTGTCCAGTGAGGCTCTCGGCCACAACAGGCGTTTCCGTGCGGAGGTGCAACTGCAGCATTGCAACGGGCACGCATTCTGGGTTGATGCCAATGCAGCGCAGATCACTGATACTGATTCAGTGTGGATTTTCGTAAATGTAGAAGTTCACAAAAAGCGCCAGCAAGAGATTGAGTACCAAGCAACGCATGATGCCTTGACGGGCCTCGCCAATCGTCGCTTCATCAACAAGCAAATGCAGCAATTCATCGCGCTTGCAGATCGAGACCAAGGCACAGTTGCAGTATGCTTTATAGACTTGGATGGCTTTAAGAGTGTGAACGACACCTTCGGGCACGATGCAGGTGACATCGTGCTGAAGACAGTCGCCGAACGATTAACAAATGCAGTGCGCCCCCATGACTGTGTAGCCCGGTTGGGGGGCGACGAATTCGTGGTGGTGTTGACTGGGCGAAACAATCACGAGAATGCCGTGCAAACCATGCAGCGCTGTCTGGACATGGTGCAGATTCCGATTGTGGTTGAAGACGGTCATACCGCAATGGTCGGGTGCAGCATTGGCATTGCCTACTATGGGAGCGGAAAAGAGTCCTGCGATTCGTTGTTAGAGCGTGCTGATGAGGCTATGTACCTGGCAAAGAACGCAGGCAAAGGCCGCATCATCGAATCGGCTTGTGAACAAGCGAGTGAGAGCACATTCGATCATCAGGCAGTTACTGCTTAG
- a CDS encoding MgtC/SapB family protein — protein MQLSWAGVDHWVVSLGCGLLIGLVSERRGREQESIAGTRTHAIAALLGCAAWWLGVLPFAAVLLLVGALTVAAYWQSAPNDPGLTSEVTLLFSLTLGALSHKSPTLTAALGILCALLVHSKGPIQRWSRELLRENELRDGLLLGAAALVVMPLLPQAPIDPWGVLSLTALWKVVVLFMAVGMLGHILTRVLGPHWGLPVTGFFSGFVSSTAAIASLGQLAKSDEHQQAQAFGCAMLAQLASLCLFIAILSTTSIALMLSMALPLFVAALCLVLAAATGLLNRQKTATQTEFETERVFKLSTALLIAGTIALMLVLGAWLQHIFGSTGVLVAAAFAALAELHAAAASLGQLFASGSLPLPIAQWGLVVILASSAIAKSVLAFAVGGLKYGTRISLGLASMVTGAGLSLLWIG, from the coding sequence ATGCAGCTGAGTTGGGCCGGTGTCGATCATTGGGTAGTCTCCTTAGGCTGCGGTCTGCTTATCGGTCTCGTGAGTGAGCGTCGCGGGAGAGAACAAGAAAGCATCGCTGGAACACGTACCCATGCCATAGCAGCGTTGCTTGGTTGCGCGGCCTGGTGGTTAGGCGTGCTGCCCTTTGCTGCAGTACTTTTGTTGGTCGGGGCACTGACCGTTGCTGCCTACTGGCAATCAGCCCCCAATGACCCAGGCCTGACCAGTGAAGTGACTCTGCTTTTTTCGTTAACTCTGGGCGCCCTATCGCACAAGAGCCCTACCTTGACTGCAGCTCTGGGCATCCTTTGCGCCTTACTGGTGCATTCAAAAGGACCAATACAGCGCTGGAGTCGTGAGTTACTCAGAGAGAATGAGTTGAGGGATGGCCTTCTGCTGGGCGCTGCGGCGCTGGTCGTGATGCCACTGCTGCCGCAAGCGCCCATAGATCCATGGGGTGTGCTGAGCCTCACGGCCCTTTGGAAAGTGGTCGTGCTGTTCATGGCTGTCGGTATGCTGGGACACATACTGACTCGAGTGCTCGGCCCACACTGGGGCCTACCTGTGACCGGATTCTTTTCCGGATTCGTGTCATCTACTGCGGCTATAGCCAGCCTTGGCCAGCTGGCCAAGTCCGACGAACATCAGCAGGCGCAGGCTTTTGGCTGTGCCATGCTGGCTCAGTTGGCCTCGCTATGCCTGTTCATAGCGATTCTCTCGACAACATCCATAGCTCTGATGCTGTCCATGGCACTCCCTCTATTCGTCGCAGCTCTCTGCCTTGTGTTGGCTGCAGCCACAGGATTGTTGAATCGACAAAAAACTGCCACGCAAACTGAATTTGAGACCGAGCGGGTATTTAAGCTTTCAACGGCATTGCTGATTGCCGGCACCATCGCGCTAATGTTGGTTCTCGGCGCCTGGCTCCAGCATATCTTTGGCAGCACTGGCGTGCTGGTCGCGGCAGCATTTGCTGCTTTGGCTGAACTGCATGCGGCGGCTGCTAGCTTAGGGCAGCTTTTTGCGTCAGGTAGTTTGCCCTTGCCCATCGCTCAGTGGGGATTGGTTGTGATTCTTGCTTCCAGCGCAATCGCCAAATCCGTACTGGCGTTCGCCGTCGGAGGGCTTAAATACGGAACACGAATCAGCCTGGGACTAGCCTCTATGGTGACAGGTGCAGGCCTGTCACTGCTATGGATTGGCTAA
- a CDS encoding integrase → MGSTGNTAHREPWNKGKIVGQKAPFKLKDIWALRVRLQMEGRVRELALFNLGIDSKLRGCDLVALKVRDVCHGDQVASRAVVMQRKTQRSVQFEITQAARDALQAWIKLAGLKPEDFLFPSRLHESPHLGTRQYARILGHSKLESTVRYLGIEVDDALEISEQTEI, encoded by the coding sequence ATGGGATCCACAGGTAATACCGCTCATCGCGAGCCGTGGAACAAGGGCAAGATCGTCGGGCAGAAGGCTCCGTTCAAGCTCAAGGACATCTGGGCGTTGCGCGTAAGGCTCCAGATGGAAGGCAGGGTGCGCGAACTTGCTCTCTTCAACTTAGGCATCGATAGCAAGCTGCGAGGATGCGACCTCGTCGCCCTCAAGGTTCGGGATGTATGCCACGGCGACCAAGTGGCATCGCGCGCGGTCGTCATGCAGCGCAAGACTCAGCGATCAGTGCAGTTCGAGATCACGCAGGCTGCCCGTGACGCCTTGCAAGCCTGGATCAAGCTGGCTGGGCTGAAACCAGAGGACTTCCTGTTTCCAAGCCGGCTACACGAATCGCCACATCTGGGGACACGGCAGTACGCTCGAATCCTCGGCCACTCGAAACTGGAGTCAACAGTGAGGTACCTAGGCATCGAAGTCGACGATGCCCTCGAGATCTCTGAACAGACGGAGATTTGA
- a CDS encoding tyrosine-type recombinase/integrase, producing MGSTGNTAYREPWNKGKIVGQKAPFKLKDIWALRVRLQMEGRVRELALFNLGIDSKLRGCDLVALKVRDVCHGDQVASRAVVMQHKTQRPVQFEITQAARDALQAWIKLAGLKSEDFLFPSRLHKSPHLGTRQYARILGHWVDELGLDRMEYGTHSMRRTKATLIYRRTKNLRAVQLLLGHSKLESTVRYLGIEVDDALEISEQTEI from the coding sequence ATGGGATCTACAGGTAATACCGCTTATCGCGAGCCGTGGAACAAGGGCAAGATCGTCGGGCAGAAGGCTCCGTTCAAGCTCAAGGACATCTGGGCGCTGCGCGTAAGGCTCCAGATGGAAGGCCGGGTGCGCGAGCTTGCTCTCTTCAACTTAGGCATCGATAGCAAGCTGCGAGGATGCGACCTCGTCGCCCTCAAGGTTCGGGATGTATGCCACGGCGACCAGGTGGCATCGCGCGCGGTCGTCATGCAGCACAAGACTCAGCGTCCAGTGCAGTTCGAGATCACGCAGGCTGCCCGTGACGCCTTGCAAGCCTGGATCAAGCTAGCTGGGCTGAAATCAGAGGACTTCTTGTTTCCGAGCAGACTACACAAATCTCCACATCTAGGGACACGGCAGTACGCCCGAATCCTCGGTCACTGGGTTGACGAGCTAGGCCTGGACCGCATGGAGTACGGGACACACTCGATGCGCAGGACAAAGGCGACACTGATCTACCGCCGCACCAAGAACCTGCGCGCTGTGCAGTTACTGCTCGGCCACTCTAAGCTGGAGTCGACAGTGAGGTACTTGGGCATTGAGGTCGACGATGCCCTCGAGATCTCTGAACAGACGGAGATTTGA
- a CDS encoding SPFH domain-containing protein → MKLLKKHKTSLAAVAAAFVLAACGQKVEVPPAHVGKIMTKDGYQDNLIPTSKFRLGKCWAYCDRLVLLDVSDKGYEESMSIFIPEDKLNLDVTIRATLSINSKKTAELFNAVAPKEVSDYVSTIANEQVYRTYASQIIQAEVREYLSKLSISEIASSNEKINSDLRVQLGKAIEALTPFSVRFVGITNLRYPKIITDAQESAAERREAIQKEEAQLAISKAQLERELQEARLQRAIDKEKAETEAMSQSVLAQSVDARVLQLRKLENERAWIEKWNGQLPTTTLGDAVPMVSIGK, encoded by the coding sequence TTGAAGTTATTGAAGAAACACAAGACCAGTTTGGCAGCGGTAGCTGCTGCCTTTGTATTAGCAGCATGCGGTCAAAAAGTGGAGGTTCCGCCTGCGCACGTTGGCAAGATCATGACCAAAGACGGCTATCAGGACAACCTGATCCCAACCTCCAAGTTCCGTCTAGGCAAGTGTTGGGCCTACTGTGATCGACTAGTCTTGCTGGATGTGTCTGACAAGGGCTATGAAGAGTCCATGAGCATCTTTATCCCCGAAGACAAGCTCAACCTGGATGTAACCATTCGCGCAACCTTGAGCATCAACTCCAAAAAGACGGCAGAGCTTTTTAATGCTGTCGCGCCAAAAGAGGTTTCGGACTATGTGTCCACGATCGCCAATGAGCAGGTGTATCGCACCTATGCCAGCCAGATTATTCAAGCCGAGGTGCGCGAATATTTGAGCAAACTGTCGATCAGTGAAATCGCCTCGAGCAACGAGAAAATCAACTCTGACTTGCGCGTACAACTGGGCAAAGCCATTGAAGCACTTACACCTTTCTCAGTGCGCTTTGTTGGCATTACCAACCTGCGATATCCAAAGATCATTACAGATGCTCAGGAGTCCGCTGCTGAACGACGCGAAGCTATCCAAAAGGAAGAAGCGCAGTTGGCCATCTCCAAGGCTCAGCTAGAGCGTGAATTGCAGGAAGCTCGTCTGCAACGTGCGATTGACAAGGAAAAGGCAGAAACCGAAGCCATGTCTCAGTCCGTACTGGCTCAATCCGTCGATGCGCGAGTGCTGCAACTGCGCAAGCTGGAAAATGAGCGCGCCTGGATTGAAAAGTGGAATGGCCAGCTCCCCACCACCACCCTGGGCGATGCCGTTCCAATGGTTAGCATTGGCAAATGA
- a CDS encoding IS110 family transposase, whose translation MTELTHGPIVRVGVDLSKRLYQVHAVDQWGHRVLAKSLSPERFYAWSATLPQGCLVVTEACGGAHHVARQLRAIGLDARLIAAHFVTPYRMAGKSGKNDANDAAAICEAASRPHMHFVPIKSAAQQGQLVVHRLREGYKQERNACTNRIRGLLTEFGLVFPQRPEKLRKVLAGVLEDASNELPGVVRLALERALLHWIDLDIQIAWCDERIAAHLRSDERVQRAAQLQGVGPITASALVATVGEFQQFRSAKQFGAWLGLVPSQNSSGGKTSLGNITKRGDDYLRTLLIQGAKSAVNTAAKRGDRLSQWLVQLKARVGWQKAAVALANKNARILWCVMTRDTSFDAGHVPPMPVQRQRPNGELQVAPDLAQLSAAY comes from the coding sequence ATGACTGAGCTGACACATGGGCCCATCGTGCGAGTGGGCGTTGATCTTTCCAAGCGTCTTTACCAAGTCCACGCAGTGGATCAATGGGGCCATCGGGTACTGGCCAAATCCCTGTCTCCGGAGCGCTTTTATGCGTGGTCTGCCACCTTGCCGCAAGGCTGTCTGGTCGTTACAGAAGCCTGCGGCGGCGCACATCATGTGGCAAGGCAGTTGCGGGCCATCGGTCTGGATGCTCGGCTGATCGCTGCGCACTTCGTCACGCCTTACCGTATGGCAGGTAAAAGCGGCAAGAACGATGCCAATGATGCGGCCGCGATCTGCGAGGCCGCCAGTCGGCCCCACATGCACTTTGTTCCGATCAAGAGCGCTGCGCAACAAGGGCAGTTGGTGGTGCATCGTTTACGTGAAGGCTACAAGCAAGAGCGCAATGCGTGTACCAATCGCATTCGAGGCCTGCTCACCGAGTTCGGTCTGGTCTTCCCGCAGCGCCCGGAGAAGTTGCGCAAGGTGCTGGCGGGTGTGCTGGAGGACGCCAGCAATGAACTGCCTGGCGTGGTGCGCCTAGCCTTGGAGCGAGCCCTGCTGCACTGGATTGATCTGGATATCCAGATCGCCTGGTGCGATGAGCGCATCGCAGCCCATCTTCGCAGCGATGAACGCGTCCAACGTGCCGCCCAGTTGCAGGGCGTAGGCCCCATCACGGCCTCGGCGCTGGTGGCCACCGTGGGAGAGTTCCAGCAGTTCCGCAGCGCCAAACAATTCGGTGCCTGGCTGGGTCTGGTGCCCAGCCAGAACTCCAGCGGCGGTAAAACCAGCCTCGGCAATATCACCAAACGTGGCGATGATTACCTGCGCACCTTGCTGATTCAGGGCGCCAAGTCTGCGGTGAACACGGCAGCCAAACGTGGTGACCGACTGAGCCAATGGCTGGTGCAACTCAAGGCCCGCGTGGGTTGGCAGAAAGCGGCCGTGGCGCTGGCCAACAAGAACGCCAGAATCCTGTGGTGCGTGATGACACGGGATACGTCGTTTGACGCGGGCCATGTGCCGCCGATGCCTGTGCAGCGCCAAAGACCGAATGGCGAGTTGCAGGTTGCACCTGACTTGGCGCAGCTATCCGCAGCCTACTGA